ATACATATATGTAACGTGTGAATATTCAATTTCACTATGCGTGGGTTTTATtggattctttttattttttatcatatgtGTTTCGTGTTagtttatttcatattttagttaGTTAGACTTATATTTGCACTTATATCGTACTTGTgaataaactatatatattatactattatttaaactctTAAATGAGTTGGTGTCACGAATTAACCGACATCAACTCTATTAGAGAAATTAGGAAAATGTTCTTATGTATTTAAAGTAAGCTATATTATTTAATGgtactttagtctttttaatttttgaaaaaccaataaaaattatggTGAAATTTGAACTCATACCATTTGCattaataaaaccttaatttatacattttattcttgttatgcatactttattatttctatCAGTTGTATATATTGATAAAGTTATTGATTGAGTTAATATCACAAGTTAACTCGATACCAACTAAATAAACTAAGTATTGACGACAACACTGGGATAAATAATTATAGTGCATTTAATACTCATAAATTGATGCAGTTATGTGcttaaatttcgttttactcgtaatttaatttattttttcattttaatatcatgcttattttatatgttattattaattagtttcacaTTATATAAAATGAGCAAAGATTATGAGCTTCTTTATTACTCATCATCCGTGAATCGTGATAGAATTACAGTAAAATTTGTCTGCGATGCACGCTGCAATTTATTCAAGCAAGCCAAATAGCAAAACAAGCTAATAACCAACGACTATCGAACTCCTATAcatagattttgaaaaaaaaaaaagaagagcatAATTGATTCCTCACTTTTCAGCATCATCTTGCTGATAGAAGGATTCGTAAGTGGCCCCTATTGGCTTTGATTCAGGCAGCTCTAGTTCTTCCATAAACCCCATTGTCATCTTGATGAAGCTTTCCTTGTGCACTTGTTTCCATTCCTTTTTTAACACATGCAAATACACAATCACAAACACTGCATAATCTGTACATGCATAAAACTACAAAGAATTTTCTGTTTTCAAGTGATTGCTACACCAGAGTGTCACTTCTATcctatttttccaaaaaactTCACTGAATTCCAGTTCATTAACACAGCAGATTGGAAGGAATTAAGAAGTAAGAATTGTGGAccctttttttgtttgtttctaagTTATTGTTAGCCAGAAGTGAAAGAAGTAGTATTGTTTGAAACCTCAAAATCAGGCTCCACCCGAGTAgtagcaaagaagaaaaaatgaaaaatacctCAAAATCCCAATCACCATACAAGTTGGGATCACTAGTGTTTCTCCACACATAAGCGTGGGCTTGTAACTTGTCAGAACTTTCCTGCATAATGGAATAATagattattattactaatttggATGAAGAATGGTGTGCTTGGGTTGGCTATGCATAATGACGAATTTGTTATCTTGTGGgttcaaaaatatatagattcgATCACCTTGAAGAATGAAATCAATTTCCCAATACAGGACAAGCCAAAGGGAAGGTGAACAACACAGAAATTAGAAGAGGAGATGCATTGGGTCAGACTAGACTAGGCTATGGTAATATACTAAAactaaatgaaaaatagaatgGATTACTAGCAAAGAGACCTCAACGCGGGTCCTTTGGTACTCAACATCCTCAAATTCATCCAAAATATGCAATTCAGGATCCGATATTCCCATTAGCACTCTGCCACTAACATGACGGTTTTGGACTGGGAGAATTGCCGGATAAACGCGTCCTTTAATGCTAAATCTGTGGCTGCACAAATTgtgaattaaaagtaaaattcaaaagaaaaggtAGAAGCGGTAGATTAGTGAATTGAGGAATGGATGGAGCAGATACAAACAAGTGGTTGAGAAGAACAGCGGAGGAAGGGGGAACTCGATTCAACAGGACACGAACCACATCATCTGATAATAGGCTTCCATATACGAATACGTTGTGCGCTGCCACTGCTGCTTCCCCCATTTCCACCTTTCTCTTCCGACTGATCGGGATTCCAATATAtatcaatcttttttttctgCCTGTCTTTATGTATTTAGCACTATTCCTCAACCTCAACCTTAGCCTGAGGATTTGCCAATTCACTAATTGCCAGCACCAATATACTATAACTATTATATACAATTAAACCCAAACCCATTGACAACAGCCCAACACTATTTTTCACCTTTAACATCAACACGAAGGAGTATTAGCCCAAATGCAAATGCTATGCAATCGTGTACTCATcccgttatttgttcaatttcaaacatcttatatatatatatatatatatatatatatatactgttagataaaaatattaaactcaaattttgttttttacaataaaaattagataagtTGGTAATTTTCGcgtaactttttaatttattacagtgttcttaaaaaaaaatttgacacCAGAGCCTAGAGCGACAGTGTTGAaaccatatttcatatttttataccttTTAATTTAACCACCTGCTACATGGTATTATTTCAATCACAACTCACAAGGGTTGTAATATGACTTGATTTGGCGTTTCCGACTGCGTCGAGGATCCATCTAATAATTTCCACCTTTCCATTGTAAAATAagccaaaaaataatttcacgTGTTTATTGGATTGTTGGCAATGGGCGAATTGTTAACTTCTGGAACGATGTCTGGGTACCTGACATTGGTCCGCTTAAAAGGCTGTTTATTGGTTCCGGAATgttggattaatttgttaagaGTTTGTGATATGGTCACTGCTTCGGGGAACTGGAATTGGGAGCTTTTAACTTTGGTTTTACCAGTGTCGGCTTTGCATTTGATCACGGCTGTTTTGCCGCCGTCCAAGGCAGCTGGCGATGATCGCATTGCTTGGCACTGGTTTTGTGCCAGCAAGTTTTCGGTTGCCAAAACATATGCTCATTTTCCACAGTTGGAGGGCTCAGCAAATCCAGTTGATTGACATTTGGTTTGGCAATGCCATATTCCTCAACGGGTCGGGCATTTCTATGGTCAAAGGGTTCGCCTGGGAATGGCTTCGTCTGGCTGCTGCAAATGTTGTGGGGCTTCCATGGAAACTTCGATTCATGTCATTCGTAATTGCTTGTTTGCACAAGGGGTCTGGTCCTCTATTGTTCTGGCTCATTTGCATTCCCATGGCTTCGAGGGAACTTGCAGAATATGGATGCTATAGCATTGCCTGATGGTGAGTGGCTCATTGTTTTTTCCCTCCCTTCTTGGTGGTTGTGGCCTTGCCTAAATCAGTTTGTTTTTCAAGGTGCTAGTCGCAGCAGCCTGGAGGTGGTTTCGATGAGTATGGGTTGGGTGAGATATCTCTGGAAGGCCTAGAGAGTTGGCTTAAAATTAATACTGCTGGGTATGGGTGGGGCGAGATGTCACTGGAAGGACTAGAGAGTTGGCTTAAAATTAATACTGATGGGTCGTGCTGTGGTAGCTGTCAACATTCTTCGGTCGGAGGCATGTGCCGAGGTTCCACTGGGGACTGGTATTTTGGTTTTGCAATGACTGTAGGGACATCCTCAATTTTTCAGACGAGGCGAGAACTTTGTATGAAGGTCTCCAACTCACTTGGGAGCGCGGCTATAGTCATGTTGAGCAGGAGAGCTGTAACAGGGTCCTTATTGAGTCCATTACTGGTGGTTGTGCTGCAGATAGTAACCTTGTGGAGCTTAGGCTCGTATCTCAACTCCTTCGTCAAAACTAGTCTGTTAGGCTGTGCCGTGCTGCAGATCATATGATTAAACTTGCAGGTGCTGTTAGCCAAATGCAGGTGTTGGTTCAGCCGCCTGGTTCGATCTTGAATATTCTTGAACAGGATATTTCTGGTTTATATGCTGGTGTATGTTAGTTTTTTACGTAACCAGTTCGTGTCTACCGGGAAAAAAAACaatggatatatatattatatacaactCTTTCCCCTACAAGGTACAACATCCATATACACTTTTAGCAGTTTCAAAATAAACCTACTGCTCTTTGCTCCCACCATGTGGAACTCATCTATACAAAATAAATGTTTACACCAAAATTTTGTATCATCTATCAGATAGAACCGAGTTGCTCCAGGAAAGCAAGAAATCCCGAACCACATTTGGAAAATCTGCAAGTTAAAgtgtgaaaataataatagtaaaagatTTAACAgcttatatcaaaatattttgacCTAGCTTGAAAAGCTTGAACAAATTTACCTTGTACAACTTCCATAGCCACCGCTGGTATGTTTATGTCATCTTCAACCAGTTTATAGACATCCACCAGCTAATATACAAACCATAGTATTCAGGACCCTCATACATTATGTATTCTAACAATTAAATTACAACCACTGTAATAAATACTAACCTCTTCAACATGGAGCTTAGAGTCTTCAGTAAGAGCAAGCAGAAGCTGTCTACGAATACCTTCATCAAAGAGGACAAGTCGAGCTCCATCTTTAATGGTGTCTGTCAAGTCCAATTTACTTACTGTTTGCCAGCTTCTTGAAATTGgcctagaaaaataaataaataaagtaaaagtttTTTGTAACTGCTCATTCTAGCAAAAAAATGAGCAAGTTGTTACGTACCCGTTCTTCACTTGAATTGCAGGGTTACTACTCATTTTGGCCACATTTTCCTTTGCAAGAACAATAAGATTTTCAAGCCGTTTCCACTGGAAAACACCATCTTTAAAAAGAACCTGACAGAAAAGGATTTTGTCTCGATTACAACCAGAGGAGCCTTTCAATTCAACAAGTTGGATAATAACAGTTAATGATTTAccaaaaagaaatatgtatacACACACTCTCTACTGAAGAAGCATTAAATGGAGGTCATATGCAAAGaggaaacacaaaaaaaaagtcCCGATTTCCTTTTTATGCATAGTTGTAGTAGTAATACATGACAATATCATTTAACATAGAGATGTTACACTGAATCTAATTGGTAATAAGTACCAGCCACTCCTTCAATTTAAATGGCACAATGCACAGAGAGTGCAATAGGCCTTCTAAATCAAGTAACGGATAGAAGTACCTGTATGAGGCGTTCACGAAGAGCTGGATTAGGATCTGTCAGCAAGCGCTTTGCCACATATGGATAAGCAACCTAGTGAAATACCTAGAATCAGTATAGTGTTTGGGATGTATATCACAATATGTACCAACACAAtctagaataaaataattatcccATTTTATACATAATAGAAACATAGCAAGCTCGCAACATGTGTATATTCACATAAGAAGCTGAAATTCAGTTATAAGAATCCTAAAAATACACATACTCACAAAGGAGT
This sequence is a window from Gossypium raimondii isolate GPD5lz chromosome 5, ASM2569854v1, whole genome shotgun sequence. Protein-coding genes within it:
- the LOC105767437 gene encoding AIG2-like protein D isoform X1; this encodes MGEAAVAAHNVFVYGSLLSDDVVRVLLNRVPPSSAVLLNHFHRFSIKGRVYPAILPVQNRHVSGRVLMGISDPELHILDEFEDVEYQRTRVEVSLLESSDKLQAHAYVWRNTSDPNLYGDWDFEEWKQVHKESFIKMTMGFMEELELPESKPIGATYESFYQQDDAEK
- the LOC105767437 gene encoding AIG2-like protein D isoform X2, producing MGEAAVAAHNVFVYGSLLSDDVVRVLLNRVPPSSAVLLNHFHRFSIKGRVYPAILPVQNRHVSGRVLMGISDPELHILDEFEDVEYQRTRVEESSDKLQAHAYVWRNTSDPNLYGDWDFEEWKQVHKESFIKMTMGFMEELELPESKPIGATYESFYQQDDAEK